From one Anopheles bellator chromosome 1, idAnoBellAS_SP24_06.2, whole genome shotgun sequence genomic stretch:
- the LOC131210341 gene encoding protein hobbit, translating to MLQVLYAVVLWGLGYLALVWLLPKVIGYVLKKLYNIEINVGRFSLPFSLRDVNVCKSGFSVQIDEIGLQSSFVNSDVTKLLSINVRDVRINKDINKVPLTSGPGGGTSPLSRGGNNDARGGATPRRDTTGNGPQSERKILDFREKRVSPRVLKFAQFMAVHINNVSVALLNSAQEPGWLLHATAKELHLDGSLVHSTKSLLVSASLCDAQAKILRHCLSTPKRLERSRKISDLPQPCLGELSFGIALDGVLVVDGPMSLEKLALAMTTTKVIVHGGLYEFIKDAQAHKQRQRSGSVRQAPERNPPAVTPGGLSFNEIYQRLAPIVPKNFCAKIENTTISAVRENSSNDFSATLQTFAISSKFSTNRAALPDDEPQLPLVYVGMQLQQLEIDTRHEKLLNLQQFNIDSKLEGNLVNVYSKLSSFVLIYNHREIYGWISKNFFSGDPSTGVCPGLNPKSLIAGHRERSRRGSLLGKHTATGGGTGTGPGMLEQFLKRIIVKGCAELWDVTTMFKFGPSQVSSICCNHAKLLLDQFAERRSKVYQSRALNLLLDRRHWSAELLIESVWWSLSSNMSHKESAQSLKKSHIRGSPFYIAMSLCKLSSYGDTTKLDFSVHTFRLEYSPALADYLVHAKRCLEQYRSPATAEAPVAAGQAKPGVATGGRERGATGSASFPLADLLISARVTDVSGFFFNQYETCMLANLSELTVGKAASKNFVRLDSFQMEILDFRHISGCDYGSAELQNVFANVKGVRVEHVDVGGVPKVDVRLLEDAVVMWNANLHMHIVTLLQEMQRLRADLKTKPMPEPPLELPPPEADPGARGSLLRSIMLDLYAEGSVEFGIKISDRHSMQVFGENAYVNRKGQWLLSIENIIIKIDDQHIFTFKDVDVQTLDRAEILCQERQNYEHFQLDSNRVWATTIGGVKVIFPYEHDFYGAIVNEFVSIYKWLKVVHNYKKKPFTVDSPLPSDMIIQIKEFLLEMSDDPFEVKLRENYVLLLDEYHESVKRKELFDQKIEQLCSERLILPPGTLEELNANLIKKNSEIYIQRSKKISEAGPPRTRLIAWIMTDLEIMAMADPSLNGATNAVRMLRALDPESPWPDEGIEFVTLWCRAVNIGCTEWKFMLRDYPQPMFHVKMMHLFGTLAGAEMAPPRRAKRDVEIEVGEPFGTHTVQRSMTSIKFYHDFNWELDYLAYAFGPCWEPVMAQCNLMMEKISAPSRDPSPPLPFWDKMRLLMHGQLSIIAKQFTILLHASLDPYNTTEEMELTFNNCGILYSNARLMFKGDLNIYVRTASRYDDCRLLHLPSLKLTFKLNWVCLANPNDHHAVVPCAPDKLPEYSSNQVHDSFRAFRSQHLNIWVSFEIKQPASEIDIPNLVLYGSTLRWFESLKLILSGVTRPTRRGPVFNNVRPRKKQLSRHYRKANLQMSLHRFQIFYWMSHALNRGFQLSGGRITFSSEHTLGLQPIDDGLIHRPRADWSVMYMNCELNDAEIWLRTAQATNGPEQQRTDSESSENISNASGDIYRYYFLSVEKVSYGREALLSTNGNEREKDTPTHKLVVYDLKGAWTKDNRDVAFALFDSLVKSQKLKNNLSTEALKCIRKETTGTPLKVNPGAGGAGAGAGAGTGAVAGRSGAVVGKAQQSSDSLAMLQQLIQEADHKPLVYSDDQSAQTRQQQLKGLQAYQEGDVLHYNWAISLVNSQVLLKGCETSGYVILSAAKAEILQRVHRPVWRDHTIVSKTTWVGSLECMQYYATVSANDGGNAHEMAEIMWLTVDNIQEKDREATVISALPDLPTLVGSGQSVGGVVSETVGVLGESSYSRGQKPPIQLQRIVSRCKCEFFYVSYGETSIDPGTIGEVPPPPVEETLGPWENQDEPVDAFTLMHHDLDVCTNSLQYAMILDIVNNLLLYVEPQRKEALEQLARMRFQLQLYSSEDQKRPIQHLQTEIRSLMSRIRCLEKDIHFITKARLEEGDSEELRTEYEAVHHMILHFKELLTTKSDELDMMLSCYNEAQLSASNRLATFRKDKPVTIVRANEICFKHAQWRLTEADGQIGIADLILSSFLYTKNSKSDDSVDHLLELGYIRINNLIPRDNYTEVLYPTEIQRYMPIDHKRVLRVFCREKPPVGGISVKEHFEINVVPITIQISKKFYNTMLKFCFPDRDEVDAVDELDDGTASTSSSSSASVASAGGSKGAAGGGKKTSKDSNFYVRIQDDVEKMKERAEKNKLFIYIKIPEVPVRVSYKGNKEKNFEDITDLSLLIPTLEYHNVTWTWLDLLLAMKSDSRRVLLSQAIKQKLKLKKALVDEQPTPQEEDKAKMLFGNRHARARNKPENKSLRKGVFKFSKS from the exons ATGCTGCAAGTACTGTACGCGGTCGTGCTGTGGGGCTTGGGCTATCTGGCTCTGGTATG GCTGCTTCCGAAGGTGATCGGCTACGTGCTGAAGAAACTGTACAACATCGAGATCAATGTCGGGCGCTTCAGTCTGCCGTTTTCGTTGCGCGATGTGAACGTCTGCAAGAGCGGGTTTTCGGTGCAAATCGACGAAATCGGGCTGCAGAGTAGCTTCGTCAACTCGGACGTGACGAAACTGCTGTCGATCAATGTGCGCGATGTGCGTATCAACAAGGACATCAACAAAGTGCCACTCACAAGTGGCCCGGGAGGTGGCACGTCTCCACTGTCCAGGGGAGGCAACAATGACGCACGCGGtggggccacgccacgcagaGACACAACGGGAAACGGGCCACAGAGCGAGCGGAAAATATTGGACTTCCGGGAGAAGCGAGTGTCACCGCGCGTCCTAAAGTTCGCCCAGTTTATGGCCGTACACATCAACAACGTGTCGGTGGCGCTGCTGAATAGTGCCCAGGAGCCGGGCTGGCTACTGCATGCGACGGCCAAAGAACTGCACCTGGACGGTAGCCTGGTGCACAGCACAAAGTCACTGCTCGTCTCGGCGTCGCTGTGTGATGCACAGGCGAAAATCTTGCGCCACTGTTTGTCCACCCCGAAGCGGCTGGAACGGTCGCGCAAGATTTCCGACCTGCCGCAGCCGTGCCTCGGGGAGCTGAGCTTCGGCATAGCGCTCGACGGTGTACTCGTTGTCGATGGGCCGATGTCGCTCGAGAAACTCGCGCTGGCCATGACCACCACTAAGGTGATCGTCCATGGTGGTCTGTACGAGTTCATCAAGGACGCGCAGGCGCACAAGCAGCGGCAACGATCGGGCAGCGTGCGGCAagcaccggaacggaacccacCGGCAGTCACCCCGGGTGGGTTGTCGTTCAACGAAATTTACCAACGGTTGGCCCCGATCGTGCCGAAAAATTTCTGCgccaaaatcgaaaacaccaccatcagTGCGGTGCGCGAGAACTCGTCGAATGATTTCTCGGCCACGCTCCAAACGTTTGCCATCTCGAGCAAGTTTAGCACCAACCGTGCCGCGTTACCGGATGACGAACCGCAGCTGCCCCTGGTCTACGTGGGaatgcaactgcagcagctggAGATTGACACCCGGCACGAGAAGCTGCTGAACCTGCAGCAGTTCAACATCGACTCGAAGCTCGAGGGCAACCTGGTGAACGTGTACTCGAAGCTGTCCTCGTTCGTGCTGATCTACAACCATCGGGAAATCTACGGTTGGATTAGTAAGAACTTCTTTTCCGGCGACCCGTCCACCGGGGTCTGTCCGGGGCTCAATCCGAAGAGTCTGATAGCGGGTCATCGCGAACGATCGCGGCGGGGCAGTTTGCTGGGCAAacacacggccaccggtggtggcacgggcacgggacCAGGAATGCTCGAGCAGTTCCTGAAGCGGATCATCGTGAAGGGATGCGCGGAGCTGTGGGACGTGACGACGATGTTCAAGTTTGGCCCGTCCCAGGTATCGTCGATCTGCTGCAACCATGCGAAACTGTTGCTCGATCAGTTTGCTGAGCGGCGCAGCAAGGTCTATCAGAGTCGGGCCCTCAACTTGCTGCTTGATCGCCGTCACTGGAGCGCCGAGCTGCTGATCGAGTCCGTCTGGTGGTCGCTGAGCTCGAACATGTCGCACAAGGAGAGCGCCCAGAGCCTGAAGAAGAGCCACATCCGGGGCAGCCCCTTCTACATCGCCATGAGCCTCTGCAAGCTGAGCAGTTACGGTGACACGACGAAGCTGGACTTTTCCGTGCACACGTTCCGGTTGGAGTACAGTCCGGCTTTGGCCGACTATTTGGTGCACGCCAAGCGGTGCCTCGAGCAGTATCGCTCACCAGCAACGGCGGAAGCGCCAGTGGCGGCAGGCCAAGCCAAGCCAGGCGTGGCAACGGGCGGTCGCGAACGGGGCGCAACCGGTTCGGCTAGCTTCCCTCTGGCCGATCTGCTGATCAGTGCGCGCGTAACGGACGTTTCCGGGTTCTTTTTCAATCAGTACGAAACGTGCATGTTGGCCAATCTGAGCGAGCTGACGGTGGGCAAGGCGGCGAGTAAAAACTTTGTCCGCCTGGACAGCTTCCAGATGGAGATACTGGACTTCCGGCACATCTCCGGCTGCGACTATGGGTCGGCCGAGTTACAGAACGTGTTCGCGAACGTAAAGGGTGTGCGCGTGGAACACGTTGACGTCGGTGGGGTGCCGAAGGTGGACGTGCGGCTGCTCGAGGATGCGGTCGTCATGTGGAACGCCAACCTGCACATGCACATCGTCACGCTGCTGCAGGAAATGCAGCGCTTGCGGGCGGATCTGAAGACGAAACCGATGCCCGAGCCTCCGCTCGaactgccaccaccggaagcggatccGGGCGCACGCGGATCGCTACTCCGCTCGATCATGCTCGATCTGTACGCGGAGGGAAGCGTTGAGTTTGGGATCAAAATCAGCGACCGACACTCGATGCAGGTGTTCGGGGAGAATGCGTACGTGAACCGGAAGGGCCAGTGGTTGCTGTCGATCgagaacatcatcatcaagatCGACGATCAGCACATTTTCACGTTCAAGGACGTGGACGTGCAGACACTCGATCGGGCGGAGATACTGTGCCAGGAGCGGCAAAATTACGAGCACTTCCAGCTCGATTCGAACCGCGTCTGGGCTacgacgatcggtggcgtGAAGGTGATCTTTCCGTACGAGCACGACTTTTACGGTGCGATCGTGAACGAGTTTGTGTCGATCTACAAGTGGCTGAAGGTGGTGCACAACTACAAAAAGAAACCGTTCACCGTCGATTCGCCGCTGCCGAGTGACATGATCATTCAG ATCAAAGAGTTTTTGCTCGAAATGAGCGACGATCCGTTCGAGGTGAAGCTGCGCGAAAACTAcgttctgctgctggacgAGTACCACGAGAGCGTCAAGCGGAAGGAGCTGTTCGATCAGAAGATCGAGCAGCTCTGCTCGGAACGGTTGATTCTGCCGCCGGGCACACTGGAGGAGCTGAACGCGAACTTGATCAAGAAGAACTCGGAGATCTATATTCAGCGCTCGAAAAAGATCTCTGAAGCCGGACCACCGCGGACGCGGCTGATCGCGTGGATCATGACCGATCTGGAGATTATGGCGATGGCCGATCCGTCACTTAACGGTGCGACCAACGCGGTGCGCATGCTGCGGGCACTCGATCCGGAGAGTCCGTGGCCGGACGAGGGTATCGAGTTCGTGACGCTCTGGTGCCGTGCGGTCAACATTGGGTGCACCGAGTGGAAGTTCATGCTGCGCGACTATCCGCAGCCAATGTTTCACGTGAAGATGATGCACCTGTTTGGGACGCTGGCCGGAGCCGAAATGGCTCCGCCGAGACGCGCCAAGCGCGACGTGGAGATTGAGGTCGGTGAACCGTTCGGGACGCACACGGTGCAGCGCAGCATGACGTCGATCAAGTTCTATCACGATTTCAACTGGGAGCTCGACTATCTGGCGTACGCGTTCGGCCCTTGCTGGGAGCCGGTGATGGCGCAGTGTAATCTGATGATGGAGAAGATTTCGGCCCCATCGCGTGACCCGAGTCCGCCGCTGCCATTCTGGGACAAGATGCGCCTGCTGATGCACGGTCAGCTGTCGATCATTGCGAAGCAGTTTACGATCTTGCTGCACGCGTCGCTCGATCCGTACAACACGACCGAGGAGATGGAACTGACGTTCAACAACTGCGGCATCCTGTACTCGAACGCCCGGCTGATGTTCAAGGGCGATCTAAACATTTACGTGCGCACCGCGTCCCGGTACGACGATTGCCGGTTGCTGCATCTGCCCAGCCTGAAGCTAACGTTCAAGCTGAACTGGGTGTGTTTGGCGAACCCGAACGATCACCACGCGGTGGTGCCGTGCGCGCCGGACAAGCTGCCCGAGTACAGTAGCAACCAGGTGCACGATTCGTTCCGGGCGTTCCGCTCGCAGCACCTCAACATTTGGGTCTCGTTCGAGATCAAGCAGCCGGCGTCCGAGATCGACATTCCCAACCTGGTGCTGTACGGGAGCACGCTCCGGTGGTTCGAGAGCCTCAAGCTGATCTTGTCCGGCGTCACGCGGCCAACCCGCCGCGGGCCGGTGTTTAACAATGTGCGGCCCCGTAAGAAGCAGCTTAGTCGCCACTACCGGAAGGCGAACCTCCAGATGAGCCTGCACCGGTTCCAGATTTTCTACTGGATGTCGCACGCCCTGAATCGGGGCTTTCAGCTGAGTGGCGGTCGCATCACGTTCAGCTCGGAACACACGCTGGGTTTGcaaccgatcgacgatggGTTGATTCATCGGCCACGAGCCGATTGGTCGGTGATGTACATGAACTGTGAGCTGAACGATGCGGAGATTTGGCTGCGCACCGCACAGGCCACGAACGGGCCGGAACAGCAGCGCACGGATTCGGAGAGCTCGGAAAACATATCGAACGCCAGCGGGGACATCTACCGGTATTACTTTCTGAGCGTGGAGAAGGTTTCGTACGGCCGGGAGGCGCTCCTGTCGACGAACGGGAACGAGCGCGAGAAGGACACTCCGACACACAAGCTGGTCGTGTACGATCTAAAGGGCGCCTGGACGAAGGACAACCGGGACGTGGCCTTCGCACTGTTCGATTCGCTCGTCAAGAGTCAGAAACTGAAGAACAACCTTTCGACCGAGGCTCTCAAGTGCATCCGGAAGGagaccaccg GAACGCCGCTGAAGGTAAATCCGGGTGCCGGGGGTGCCGGTGCAGGAGCCGGCGCTGGGACCGGTGCCGTTGCGGGGCGATCCGGTGCGGTGGTAGGTAAGGCGCAGCAATCGAGCGACAGTCTCGCGATGCTGCAGCAACTGATCCAAGAAGCGGACCACAAGCCGCTGGTGTACAGTGACGATCAGTCGGCACAgacccgccagcagcagctgaagggGCTGCAGGCGTACCAGGAGGGCGACGTGCTGCACTACAACTGGGCCATCTCGCTGGTCAACTCGCAGGTGCTGCTGAAGGGCTGCGAAACGTCCGGCTACGTGATACTGAGTGCGGCAAAGGCGGAAATTTTGCAGCGAGTCCATCGGCCGGTGTGGCGCGATCACACGATCGTCTCCAAGACGACGTGGGTTGGGTCGCTGGAGTGCATGCAGTACTACGCCACGGTCAGTGCGAACGATGGGGGCAACGCGCACGAGATGGCCGAGATCATGTGGCTGACGGTGGACAACATTCAGGAGAAGGATCGCGAGGCCACGGTGATCAGTGCGCTGCCCGACCTGCCGACCCTCGTCGGGAGTGGCCAGAGCGTCGGCGGCGTGGTCTCGGAGACGGTCGGAGTGCTGGGTGAGAGCAGCTACAGTCGCGGCCAGAAGCCACCGATTCAGCTGCAGCGCATCGTGTCGCGGTGCAAGTGTGAGTTCTTCTACGTGAGCTACGGTGAGACGAGCATTGATCCGGGCACGATCGGGGaggtgccgccgccgccggtagAGGAAACGCTGGGTCCGTGGGAGAACCAGGACGAACCGGTCGATGCGTTCACGCTGATGCACCACGATCTGGACGTGTGCACCAACTCGCTGCAGTACGCGATGATTCTGGACATCGTGAACAATCTGCTGCTGTACGTGGAACCGCAGCGGAAGGAGGCGCTGGAGCAGCTGGCCCGGATGCGGTTCCAGCTGCAGCTGTACAGTAGCGAGGACCAGAAGCGCCCCATCCAGCACCTGCAGACGGAAATCCGGAGCCTAATGTCGCGGATCCGCTGCCTGGAGAAGGACATCCACTTCATCACGAAGGCCCGGCTCGAGGAGGGTGACTCGGAGGAGCTGCGGACCGAGTACGAGGCGGTGCACCACATGATCCTGCACTTTAAGGAGCTGCTGACGACGAAGAGCGACGAGCTGGACATGATGCTGTCGTGCTACAACGAGGCCCAGCTGTCGGCCTCGAACCGGTTGGCCACCTTCCGGAAGGATAAACCGGTTACGATCGTGCGGGCGAACGAGATCTGCTTCAAGCACGCCCAGTGGCGGCTGACGGAAGCCGACGGCCAGATTGGCATCGCGGACCTGATCCTCAGCAGTTTTCTGTACACGAAGAACTCCAAGAGTGACGACTCCGTGGACCACCTGTTGGAGCTGGGCTACATACGGATCAACAATCTGATCCCGCGGGACAACTACACCGAGGTGCTGTACCCGACCGAGATCCAGCGCTACATGCCGATCGACCACAAGCGCGTGCTGCGCGTGTTTTGCCGCGAGAAACCGCCCGTCGGGGGCATTTCCGTGAAGGAGCACTTCGAGATCAACGTGGTGCCGATCACGATACAGATCTCGAAGAAGTTCTACAACACGATGCTAAAGTTCTGCTTCCCCGATCGGGACGAGGTAGACGCGGtggacgagctggacgatgGGACGGCCAGCACCA GCTCGTCGTCGAGTGCGTCGGTAGCGTCGGCCGGTGGCTCGAAGGGAGCCGCGGGCGGTGGCAAGAAGACCTCGAAGGACAGCAACTTTTACGTGCGCATCCAGGACGATGTGGAGAAGATGAAGGAACGGGCGGAGAAGAATAAGCTGTTTATCTACATCAAGATACCGGAGGTGCCGGTGCGCGTCAGCTACAAGGGCAACAAGGAGAAGAACTTCGAGGACATCACGGACCTGTCGCTGCTGATACCGACGCTCGAGTATCACAACGTCACGTGGACGTGGCTCGATCTGCTGTTGGCAATGAAATCGGACAGCCGGCGTGTGCTCCTCTCGCAG GCCATCAAGCAGAAACTGAAACTAAAGAAAGCACTAGTCGATGAACAACCCACCCCGCAGGAGGAGGACAAGGCCAAGATGCTGTTCGGCAATCGGCATGCG CGTGCTCGTAACAAG CCGGAAAACAAAAGCCTTCGGAAGGGAGTGTTTAAGTTCTCCAAATCCTAA